Proteins encoded within one genomic window of Spirochaeta cellobiosiphila DSM 17781:
- a CDS encoding ROK family protein produces MSALYGAIEAGGTKFVCAVGHGPNEILEEVRFPTTNPKDTLQKTIQFFKEQEEKRKQKISAMGIGSFGPLDPVLTSDTYGYITSTPKKGWQNTDFIGTMKEHFPIPMVFDTDVNGAALGEGEWGAAKGCHNFIYLTIGTGIGGGIVIDGKPLQGLIHPEVGHMLITKADNDNYKGTCPFHENCWEGLAAGPALEGRWNMPGKDLPSDHEAWNLEAEYIAQGLTNLLMILSPEKIILGGGVMHQRHLFTKVRELVKKKAADYISHPHLKGDLSNWIVPPQLEDLAGITGAFILALRASQ; encoded by the coding sequence ATGTCAGCTTTATATGGAGCTATAGAAGCAGGGGGAACAAAATTCGTATGCGCAGTTGGGCATGGTCCAAATGAGATCCTGGAAGAAGTCAGATTCCCAACAACGAATCCTAAAGATACCCTACAAAAAACAATCCAATTCTTCAAAGAACAAGAAGAAAAAAGAAAACAGAAAATATCAGCAATGGGAATTGGTTCATTCGGACCACTAGATCCTGTATTGACTTCGGATACTTATGGATATATCACTTCAACACCAAAGAAAGGATGGCAAAATACAGACTTTATTGGAACAATGAAGGAGCATTTCCCAATACCGATGGTATTTGATACTGATGTCAACGGTGCCGCACTAGGGGAAGGAGAATGGGGGGCTGCTAAAGGTTGTCACAACTTCATATACCTAACTATCGGTACGGGTATTGGTGGAGGTATTGTCATCGATGGAAAACCTCTCCAAGGATTAATTCACCCAGAAGTTGGTCATATGCTTATTACTAAGGCTGACAATGATAACTATAAGGGGACGTGTCCTTTCCATGAAAATTGTTGGGAAGGCTTAGCTGCAGGTCCGGCATTAGAAGGACGGTGGAATATGCCAGGCAAAGATCTTCCATCAGACCATGAAGCATGGAATCTAGAGGCAGAGTATATAGCACAGGGATTAACCAATTTATTGATGATTTTAAGTCCTGAAAAAATCATCCTTGGTGGGGGAGTCATGCATCAAAGGCATCTTTTTACTAAAGTAAGAGAACTAGTAAAAAAGAAAGCCGCTGATTATATTTCACATCCTCATTTGAAAGGAGATCTATCGAACTGGATAGTTCCACCACAATTAGAAGACTTAGCTGGTATTACTGGAGCATTCATTCTTGCGTTAAGAGCTTCACAATAA
- a CDS encoding M20 family metallo-hydrolase, which translates to MIPKGKVNVKEKIIELMKLLVSTPAYDPQAGGTGEFEKAEKLKQYLIGHGLLNIEEWPCTDKHVPSGIRPNFAVTLPGSPLEGPTLWILSHLDVVPPGDLSKWNQDPFSLYIEGDTLIGRGVEDNHHGLVASVMAALEIVTKGQKLKYRTKLLFVSDEEVSNEFGILHVLKQKGVFNSSDMALVPDGGNPEGNEICIAEKGILWLKISVKGKQCHGSMPDEGINALAEISQIIHNLKSGLELNFPNTNDLFNPSRSTFEPTKLEFPDVSINTIPGEMAVYFDCRILPEYTIEQVMSWIHSHLDHEGKTLKSRVEVSIFDSVAASSTASNALIVRELGSALSQMDIEPKLIGVGGGTVASYLRREGIDAAVWSTIADSAHQPNEYTSLKSIVKDSEIIVKLLTQE; encoded by the coding sequence GTGATACCAAAAGGTAAGGTGAATGTGAAAGAAAAGATAATTGAATTGATGAAGTTATTAGTATCAACACCAGCTTATGATCCTCAAGCAGGTGGCACAGGTGAATTTGAAAAAGCTGAGAAACTGAAACAATATTTAATAGGTCATGGCTTATTAAATATAGAGGAATGGCCTTGTACAGATAAACATGTTCCTTCAGGAATTCGTCCTAATTTTGCTGTCACCTTACCAGGAAGTCCACTTGAGGGACCCACGTTATGGATACTTTCTCATTTAGATGTTGTTCCTCCTGGAGACTTAAGTAAATGGAATCAGGATCCCTTCTCTTTATATATTGAAGGTGACACTCTTATCGGTCGAGGGGTTGAAGATAATCATCATGGCTTAGTTGCCTCTGTAATGGCCGCTTTGGAGATTGTGACTAAAGGTCAAAAATTGAAATATCGAACAAAGTTACTTTTTGTATCAGATGAAGAAGTAAGCAATGAATTTGGTATTCTGCATGTATTGAAACAAAAAGGTGTTTTTAATTCATCTGATATGGCTTTAGTTCCAGATGGTGGTAATCCTGAGGGTAATGAGATTTGTATTGCTGAAAAAGGGATACTCTGGCTTAAAATATCTGTGAAAGGAAAGCAATGTCATGGTTCCATGCCTGATGAAGGTATCAATGCTCTGGCTGAAATATCACAAATTATCCATAATCTAAAGTCAGGGCTTGAATTAAACTTCCCAAATACCAATGATCTTTTTAATCCAAGTAGAAGTACTTTTGAACCTACAAAGCTTGAGTTTCCTGATGTTAGTATAAATACTATTCCCGGGGAAATGGCTGTCTATTTTGATTGTAGAATTTTACCTGAATATACTATCGAGCAAGTTATGTCCTGGATCCATTCTCATCTAGATCATGAAGGGAAAACTTTAAAATCAAGAGTTGAAGTTTCAATATTTGATTCCGTAGCTGCTTCCTCAACAGCCAGTAATGCTTTAATTGTTCGAGAGTTAGGTTCTGCTCTATCTCAGATGGATATAGAACCAAAGTTAATTGGTGTGGGGGGGGGAACTGTTGCCAGTTATTTAAGAAGAGAGGGGATTGATGCAGCCGTTTGGTCAACTATTGCTGATTCTGCTCATCAACCAAACGAATACACTTCCCTCAAATCCATTGTTAAAGATAGTGAAATTATTGTGAAGCTCTTAACGCAAGAATGA
- a CDS encoding SH3 domain-containing protein, whose protein sequence is MRIKKSSYTFLILLGLLLTLNSCGPRKIGYGVILWSDNEEVLPTGSYVWVLRESNIRDTYTVMQPSSKDEYELDKWRIHFSEKEQEAKDYKKQFTPYISYYGISEKAGHAIRDDKRADSERVYKLRENQEVKVIGQSKEKEKIGSFDEYWFYVLTEDGYTGWTYGSYLKPYTNDANAEAIVEEKEANPLVETFLNNTWRPEYFLSMMNQGTIDLNEFRPEYGLFPLRDTKQISIVLPNRSLTEEYTDIAKLGYSHYAAMGTKIQIRFYGDKKISVQYNYNGREYSEVFIRTDQDIQEIILKEKTRRQVEYNTLISKGKLLTSTAYGTLVFDDNNQFNWQDYNRLVPDVIPQGLTGKGFVRFDVFLSSQMKHNYQGAMTLNFDSLTGSKSVVFMFNYTSSGIQLVYVPNKNMRGDMIYDEAFSPTVVFFNYSEQ, encoded by the coding sequence GTGAGAATAAAGAAATCATCTTATACTTTCCTAATACTATTAGGACTTCTATTAACATTAAACTCCTGTGGACCACGTAAAATTGGTTATGGTGTTATTTTGTGGTCTGACAATGAAGAGGTTCTTCCAACAGGATCATATGTTTGGGTTCTTAGAGAAAGTAACATAAGAGATACTTATACAGTAATGCAACCCTCTTCAAAAGATGAATATGAACTTGATAAATGGCGAATTCATTTTTCTGAAAAAGAACAAGAGGCTAAAGACTATAAAAAGCAATTCACTCCCTATATAAGCTACTATGGAATAAGTGAGAAAGCCGGGCACGCTATAAGAGATGATAAAAGAGCAGACTCTGAACGTGTTTACAAACTTAGAGAAAATCAAGAAGTAAAAGTCATAGGACAATCTAAGGAGAAGGAAAAGATTGGCTCTTTTGATGAATATTGGTTCTATGTGTTAACTGAAGATGGTTATACTGGTTGGACTTATGGATCCTACTTAAAACCGTATACAAATGATGCTAATGCCGAAGCCATCGTAGAGGAAAAAGAAGCAAACCCACTTGTTGAAACATTCCTGAATAATACTTGGAGACCAGAATATTTTCTTTCCATGATGAATCAGGGAACCATTGATTTAAATGAATTTAGACCTGAATATGGCCTCTTTCCACTACGTGATACAAAACAAATTTCTATTGTTCTGCCCAATCGAAGCTTAACAGAAGAATATACGGATATAGCGAAATTAGGATATAGCCATTACGCGGCAATGGGAACCAAAATACAAATAAGGTTTTATGGGGATAAAAAAATAAGTGTTCAGTATAATTATAATGGTCGAGAATATTCAGAAGTATTCATACGTACAGACCAAGATATACAGGAAATAATCCTAAAAGAAAAAACAAGAAGACAGGTAGAATATAATACACTAATTAGCAAGGGCAAATTACTTACAAGTACAGCCTATGGAACCCTTGTTTTTGATGATAATAATCAATTCAACTGGCAAGACTATAACAGACTAGTACCAGACGTTATACCACAGGGGTTAACAGGAAAAGGCTTTGTGCGTTTTGATGTCTTCCTCTCTTCCCAAATGAAACACAACTATCAAGGGGCAATGACCCTTAATTTTGATAGTTTAACAGGATCTAAATCTGTTGTGTTTATGTTTAACTATACGTCATCAGGAATCCAACTCGTCTATGTCCCTAATAAAAATATGCGAGGGGATATGATCTATGATGAA